One window from the genome of Tachysurus vachellii isolate PV-2020 chromosome 5, HZAU_Pvac_v1, whole genome shotgun sequence encodes:
- the ice1 gene encoding little elongation complex subunit 1 isoform X2: MRLTEEKLLTLEKMLNKETRCSSTQTEDQPKVNKAKIWSLLQEVWHCVDPLSKTPEHLDLNDNQHLMFRPSGSPPCPLPTGPFRNSAPQSTVSSPKGAKASPEKSKPESTLADTCSPGQEQKIKKTGRKKKRSLESVDGDKSCVKTDEVSDLSLNKDGPDDHLLQEGNCSKTLDIWEILSLSCPLPAALSPLPPDDSTEMEIDSSQKERSISEAEDGKTSQSTDPKPSKDRVEVSSVCLSPGEQQSIMTSSISPDTENISPQNVLTESQEMQEENMCKSSEGSASTLATAGLHPETEEEQINVNQATAESRLDTKEEHTNQIITTQQCNADHEEPKVCCNDGVREDSESSQQVIISEMCCGERDGESCSKMNGVTSEESSDDEEFLGLKRKVRGIGSRPADLDNVTSNKKQESLVQVEGTNCEPKEDHLQPENEKDDESLQDIPINMCEPVALEDDVEFDAEQETGLRTNIHEPEDCDDSLPIPDEHSEREEDESFCPNNEKMDGGLKEDGAVSKVPSVKSQYICPESSVNTPEPSDKSLNLSLTVVAFRNTLTSTQSPESIGKVLTEMGPPLPPVVLPLTATPPKFKKHLTPNRPSIQLPTWSSTEGPFSLKQNSNVSSPDLGLQDEVKASLSLTTPSPSQAVPSSPLQFGSATPKHALPVPGRLPSSALNSPSSSASQENSMQILDTMYPELSAQARTLNILRGNVNLGRAANESEASPPAVNPISGNKTINSSSTAFTKTEQKAKRTGVNVLVPKSAKRLRLDTCSPDPVSLSPPVQHVSDADQSNGVASPISCPTAGPSSNGQTARTQDDPVNVVTDTQSLIAGAFQKLSSLSFDVLPVIRSHVFVGRISEVPVLRDEEKCVISDFCLNRSAAEEFMLAILSKIKVERAVMKHDILQSLCRVYVGLCRWTGDCQKAHALAYSLLKEDFPEASKLVLFMVTTWPTVLSHDSILGRAINVVSKLKADEEILDYLSKYLHWEERPPGDIHEMITTILKAFHEDDTLMFQTHDRHGYDLCPAAWDYICSLDLLCAHLGWKWTHDNIIGKELWPVLNAWVTQPRPQQTPVRDICVAAVLRLIGRLGQLGLKEKLCTSVQNVAKAINLFGKHGISEGVPWEVQLSAVYAIYDLAPSNPKDALEALASWRGEITRPVPPAVTSCITQIGSICRQIKP; this comes from the exons ATGAGATTAACAGAG GAAAAACTTTTAACTTtggaaaaaatgttaaacaaag AGACGAGGTGTTCGTCTACACAAACTGAGGACCAACCCAAAGTTAACAAAG cTAAAATCTGGAGCCTTCTTCAGGAAGTCTGGCATTGTGTGGACCCTCTGTCCAAAACCCCAGAACATTTGGACTTAAACG ACAATCAGCACTTAATGTTCAGACCTTCAGGATCTCCTCCTTGTCCGTTACCAACCGGTCCGTTTAGAAATTCAGCGCCTCAGTCAACAGTCTCGAGTCCAAAAGGAGCTAAAGCGTCTCCTGAAAAGAGCAAACCCGAGTCTACGTTAGCAGATACATGCAGTCCGGGTCAAGAGCAGAAGATCAAGAAAACAGgcaggaagaagaaaagaagtttGGAGTCTGTGGATGGAGATAAAAGCTGTGTAAAGACTGATGAAGTCAGTGATTTGTCACTAAATAAAGATGGTCCTGATGATCACTTGTTACAGGAAGGAAACTGCAGTAAAACCCTTGACATCTGGGAGATCCTCAGCCTCTCTTGTCCTTTACCTGCTGCTCTATCTCCTCTGCCTCCTGATGACTCG ACCGAGATGGAGATCGATTCGAGTCAGAAAGAACGTTCAATTTCAGAAGCTGAAGATGGCAAAACATCACAGTCCACAGACCCAAAACCTTCGAAGGATCGTGTAGAAGtttcatctgtgtgtttgtctccaGGGGAACAACAGAGTATAATGACATCATCAATCTCTCCTGATACTGAGAACATCAGCCCTCAGAACGTTCTGACAGAGAGCCAAGAGATGCAAGAAGAAAACATGTGCAAGAGCTCTGAAGGTTCAGCTTCCACACTTGCAACAGCAGGTTTACATCCTGAAACCGAGGAGGAGCAGATTAACGTAAACCAAGCCACAGCAGAATCCAGGCTGGACACCAAGGAAGAACATACAAATCAGATTATCACTACACAGCAGTGTAATGCAGACCATGAAGAACCCAAAGTGTGCTGTAATGACGGAGTCAGAGAAGATTCAGAGTCGTCACAGCAGGTAATCATCTCTGAGATGTGCTGTGGTGAACGAGACGGTGAATCCTGTAGTAAGATGAACGGTGTTACATCTGAAGAGTCCTCAGACGATGAGGAGTTCTTGGGTCTGAAGAGGAAGGTCAGAGGGATCGGCTCGAGACCAGCGGATTTAGACAACGTTACTTCAAACAAAAAGCAAGAATCTTTAGTTCAAGTTGAAGGAACTAACTGTGAACCCAAAGAAGATCATCTTCAAccagagaatgagaaagatgaTGAATCTTTACAAGACATTCCAATAAATATGTGTGAACCTGTAGCTCTCGAAGACGACGTGGAGTTCGACGCCGAGCAAGAGACAGGACTAAGAACGAATATCCATGAACCTGAGGACTGTGACGACTCTTTACCAATTCCTGATGAACACAGTGAACGAGAAGAAGATGAATCTTTTTGCCCCAACAATGAAAAGATGGATGGAGGACTGAAAGAAGATGGTGCTGTATCTAAAGTCCCAAGTGTTAAATCTCAATATATTTGTCCTGAATCTTCAGTAAATACCCCTGAACCGTCAGATAAAAGTCTGAATCTGTCTCTCACAGTTGTGGCCTTCAGAAACACACTTACCTCAACTCAGTCTCCAGAATCTATTGGAAAGGTTCTAACAGAGATGGGTCCTCCTCTACCTCCAGTTGTTTTACCGCTCACTGCAACTCCTCCAAAATTTAAGAAGCACCTTACACCAAATAGACCCTCCATCCAGTTGCCTACCTGGTCATCAACAGAAGGGCCGTTTTCTCTCAAGCAAAATTCGAACGTATCATCTCCAGATCTTGGCCTTCAAGATGAAGTAAAGGCATCACTTTCTTTAACTACCCCTTCACCATCACAAGCAGTTCCGTCTTCCCCTTTGCAGTTTGGATCAGCGACTCCCAAGCATGCACTTCCTGTCCCAGGTAGACTGCCGTCGTCTGCGTTAAACTCCCCTTCGTCTTCCGCGTCACAGGAGAACTCCATGCAGATCCTGGACACCATGTATCCAGAGCTTTCAGCCCAAGCGAGGACTCTAAATATTCTACGGGGGAATGTCAACCTCGGAAGGGCTGCAAATGAAAGCGAGGCGTCGCCACCTGCTGTGAATCCAATTTCAGGGAATAAAACCATCAACTCCTCGTCCACGGCTTTCACCAAGAcagaacaaaaagcaaaaagaacTGGTGTAAATGTGTTAGTACCCAAAAGTGCCAAAAGGCTTCGACTTGATACATGTTCACCTGATCCTGTAAGTCTCAGTCCTCCAGTGCAACACGTTAGTGACGCTGACCAGAGTAACGGTGTGGCGTCGCCCATCTCCTGTCCGACTGCTGGTCCATCGAGCAACGGTCAAACAGCAAGAACACAAGACGACCCTGTAAACGTGGTCACTGATACACAGTCCCTCATCGCCGGTGCCTTCCAAAAACTCAGTAGTCTTAGTTTTGACGTGTTGCCTGTAATCCGGAGTCACGTGTTTGTTGGAAGGATATCTGAAGTTCCCGTCCTAAGGGATGAAGAAAAGTGCGTCATTTCTGATTTTTGTCTGAATCGG TCCGCAGCAGAGGAGTTTATGTTGGCCATTTTGTCAAAGATCAAGGTGGAGAGGGCTGTAATGAAGCACGACATCCTGCAGTCTCTCTGTAGGGTCTACGTCGGCTTGTGTCGATGGACAGGAGACTGTCAGAAAGCTCATGCTCTCGCCTACAGTCTTCTAAAAGAAG ACTTCCCTGAAGCCTCCAAGCTGGTTTTATTCATGGTGACGACATGGCCAACTGTTCTGTCCCACGACAGCATCTTGGGCCGAGCCATTAACGTAGTAAGCAAGCTGAAAGCAGATGAAGAGATACTAGACTACCTCAGCAAGTATCTGCACTGGGAGGAG AGGCCTCCAGGTGACATCCACGAAATGATCACCACCATACTGAAGGCTTTTCACGAGGATGACACGTTGATGTTCCAGACGCACGATCGTCATGGTTACGACCTCTGCCCTGCCGCCTGGGATTACATCTGCAGCCTGGATCTACTGTGTGCACATCTGGGCTGGAAATGGACCCATGACAATATTATAGG AAAAGAACTTTGGCCGGTCTTGAACGCCTGGGTGACACAACCAAGACCTCAGCAAACACCAGTGCGAGATATTTGTGTAGCAGCAGTCTTAAGGCTGATCG GACGACTCGGGCAACTGGGACTGAAGGAGAAACTGTGTACGTCAGTTCAAAATGTTGCAAAAGCCATCAACCTGTTTGGGAAACATGGAATATCAGAAG GAGTTCCGTGGGAGGTGCAGCTTTCTGCAGTCTACGCCATTTATGATCTGGCGCCCAGCAACCCCAAAGACGCTCTGGAGGCTTTGGCATCATGGCGGGGAGAAATCACACGACCGGTTCCCCCAGCCGTCACCAGCTGCATCACACAGATCGGCTCCATATGTCGTCAGATCAAACCATAG
- the ice1 gene encoding little elongation complex subunit 1 isoform X1 produces MMPGVNQSGAAGIASEASSGTCQNCTVLNQSLDEYVAALLALKQKIIDTDLLLSEYKEKCDELQKSQRESAKLHKELDDVLLKLGPLERQTVEYEVVRAELEETKAALKVFQEKSEEVERLREENVKALATNSKLEEAIKKSEDTTHTHAVENTRLKSEKKMLESDLQRTLESLRLNEQTVEEVENLKLQNAKALILKSNLENQLLVLEDTNLKQSHTVRDLESKNCDLEKSMRLTEEKLLTLEKMLNKETRCSSTQTEDQPKVNKAKIWSLLQEVWHCVDPLSKTPEHLDLNDNQHLMFRPSGSPPCPLPTGPFRNSAPQSTVSSPKGAKASPEKSKPESTLADTCSPGQEQKIKKTGRKKKRSLESVDGDKSCVKTDEVSDLSLNKDGPDDHLLQEGNCSKTLDIWEILSLSCPLPAALSPLPPDDSTEMEIDSSQKERSISEAEDGKTSQSTDPKPSKDRVEVSSVCLSPGEQQSIMTSSISPDTENISPQNVLTESQEMQEENMCKSSEGSASTLATAGLHPETEEEQINVNQATAESRLDTKEEHTNQIITTQQCNADHEEPKVCCNDGVREDSESSQQVIISEMCCGERDGESCSKMNGVTSEESSDDEEFLGLKRKVRGIGSRPADLDNVTSNKKQESLVQVEGTNCEPKEDHLQPENEKDDESLQDIPINMCEPVALEDDVEFDAEQETGLRTNIHEPEDCDDSLPIPDEHSEREEDESFCPNNEKMDGGLKEDGAVSKVPSVKSQYICPESSVNTPEPSDKSLNLSLTVVAFRNTLTSTQSPESIGKVLTEMGPPLPPVVLPLTATPPKFKKHLTPNRPSIQLPTWSSTEGPFSLKQNSNVSSPDLGLQDEVKASLSLTTPSPSQAVPSSPLQFGSATPKHALPVPGRLPSSALNSPSSSASQENSMQILDTMYPELSAQARTLNILRGNVNLGRAANESEASPPAVNPISGNKTINSSSTAFTKTEQKAKRTGVNVLVPKSAKRLRLDTCSPDPVSLSPPVQHVSDADQSNGVASPISCPTAGPSSNGQTARTQDDPVNVVTDTQSLIAGAFQKLSSLSFDVLPVIRSHVFVGRISEVPVLRDEEKCVISDFCLNRSAAEEFMLAILSKIKVERAVMKHDILQSLCRVYVGLCRWTGDCQKAHALAYSLLKEDFPEASKLVLFMVTTWPTVLSHDSILGRAINVVSKLKADEEILDYLSKYLHWEERPPGDIHEMITTILKAFHEDDTLMFQTHDRHGYDLCPAAWDYICSLDLLCAHLGWKWTHDNIIGKELWPVLNAWVTQPRPQQTPVRDICVAAVLRLIGRLGQLGLKEKLCTSVQNVAKAINLFGKHGISEGVPWEVQLSAVYAIYDLAPSNPKDALEALASWRGEITRPVPPAVTSCITQIGSICRQIKP; encoded by the exons ATGATGCCGGGGGTGAACCAGTCAGGAGCCGCAGGAATCGCCTCAGAAGCTTCTTCTGGCACTTGTCAAAACTGCACTGTTTTAAATCAG agcctGGATGAGTATGTGGCAGCTTTATTGGCATTGAAACAGAAGATCATAGACACAGA CCTTCTGTTGTCCGAGTATAAAGAGAAGTGTGATG AGCTGCAGAAATCTCAAAg AGAGAGCGCTAAGCTGCACAAAGAGCTGGACGACGTGCTGCTGAAACTCGGCCCATTAGAGAGGCAGACTGTAGAGTACGAGGTGGTCAGAGCTGAGCTGGAGGAGACCAAG GCTGCCTTGAAAGTGTTTCAGGAGAAATCAGAGGAAGTGGAGCGTTTGAGAGAAGAGAACGTTAAGGCACTCGCAAC GAACTCAAAGCTTGAGGAAGCTATCAAGAAGTCAGAAG acaccacgcacacacacgctgtagAAAATACTCGGCTGAAGTCAGAGAAGAAAATGTTAGAAAGCGACCTGCAGAGAACTTTG GAGTCTCTGAGGCTGAATGAACAGacagtggaggaggtggagaaCCTGAAGCTGCAGAATGCAAAGGCACTTATTCT AAAAAGCAATCTTGAAAATCAACTGTTGGTACTTGAAG ACACGAACCTCAAGCAATCTCATACGGTCCGAGACCTGGAGAGCAAAAACTGTGACCTCGAAAAAAGCATGAGATTAACAGAG GAAAAACTTTTAACTTtggaaaaaatgttaaacaaag AGACGAGGTGTTCGTCTACACAAACTGAGGACCAACCCAAAGTTAACAAAG cTAAAATCTGGAGCCTTCTTCAGGAAGTCTGGCATTGTGTGGACCCTCTGTCCAAAACCCCAGAACATTTGGACTTAAACG ACAATCAGCACTTAATGTTCAGACCTTCAGGATCTCCTCCTTGTCCGTTACCAACCGGTCCGTTTAGAAATTCAGCGCCTCAGTCAACAGTCTCGAGTCCAAAAGGAGCTAAAGCGTCTCCTGAAAAGAGCAAACCCGAGTCTACGTTAGCAGATACATGCAGTCCGGGTCAAGAGCAGAAGATCAAGAAAACAGgcaggaagaagaaaagaagtttGGAGTCTGTGGATGGAGATAAAAGCTGTGTAAAGACTGATGAAGTCAGTGATTTGTCACTAAATAAAGATGGTCCTGATGATCACTTGTTACAGGAAGGAAACTGCAGTAAAACCCTTGACATCTGGGAGATCCTCAGCCTCTCTTGTCCTTTACCTGCTGCTCTATCTCCTCTGCCTCCTGATGACTCG ACCGAGATGGAGATCGATTCGAGTCAGAAAGAACGTTCAATTTCAGAAGCTGAAGATGGCAAAACATCACAGTCCACAGACCCAAAACCTTCGAAGGATCGTGTAGAAGtttcatctgtgtgtttgtctccaGGGGAACAACAGAGTATAATGACATCATCAATCTCTCCTGATACTGAGAACATCAGCCCTCAGAACGTTCTGACAGAGAGCCAAGAGATGCAAGAAGAAAACATGTGCAAGAGCTCTGAAGGTTCAGCTTCCACACTTGCAACAGCAGGTTTACATCCTGAAACCGAGGAGGAGCAGATTAACGTAAACCAAGCCACAGCAGAATCCAGGCTGGACACCAAGGAAGAACATACAAATCAGATTATCACTACACAGCAGTGTAATGCAGACCATGAAGAACCCAAAGTGTGCTGTAATGACGGAGTCAGAGAAGATTCAGAGTCGTCACAGCAGGTAATCATCTCTGAGATGTGCTGTGGTGAACGAGACGGTGAATCCTGTAGTAAGATGAACGGTGTTACATCTGAAGAGTCCTCAGACGATGAGGAGTTCTTGGGTCTGAAGAGGAAGGTCAGAGGGATCGGCTCGAGACCAGCGGATTTAGACAACGTTACTTCAAACAAAAAGCAAGAATCTTTAGTTCAAGTTGAAGGAACTAACTGTGAACCCAAAGAAGATCATCTTCAAccagagaatgagaaagatgaTGAATCTTTACAAGACATTCCAATAAATATGTGTGAACCTGTAGCTCTCGAAGACGACGTGGAGTTCGACGCCGAGCAAGAGACAGGACTAAGAACGAATATCCATGAACCTGAGGACTGTGACGACTCTTTACCAATTCCTGATGAACACAGTGAACGAGAAGAAGATGAATCTTTTTGCCCCAACAATGAAAAGATGGATGGAGGACTGAAAGAAGATGGTGCTGTATCTAAAGTCCCAAGTGTTAAATCTCAATATATTTGTCCTGAATCTTCAGTAAATACCCCTGAACCGTCAGATAAAAGTCTGAATCTGTCTCTCACAGTTGTGGCCTTCAGAAACACACTTACCTCAACTCAGTCTCCAGAATCTATTGGAAAGGTTCTAACAGAGATGGGTCCTCCTCTACCTCCAGTTGTTTTACCGCTCACTGCAACTCCTCCAAAATTTAAGAAGCACCTTACACCAAATAGACCCTCCATCCAGTTGCCTACCTGGTCATCAACAGAAGGGCCGTTTTCTCTCAAGCAAAATTCGAACGTATCATCTCCAGATCTTGGCCTTCAAGATGAAGTAAAGGCATCACTTTCTTTAACTACCCCTTCACCATCACAAGCAGTTCCGTCTTCCCCTTTGCAGTTTGGATCAGCGACTCCCAAGCATGCACTTCCTGTCCCAGGTAGACTGCCGTCGTCTGCGTTAAACTCCCCTTCGTCTTCCGCGTCACAGGAGAACTCCATGCAGATCCTGGACACCATGTATCCAGAGCTTTCAGCCCAAGCGAGGACTCTAAATATTCTACGGGGGAATGTCAACCTCGGAAGGGCTGCAAATGAAAGCGAGGCGTCGCCACCTGCTGTGAATCCAATTTCAGGGAATAAAACCATCAACTCCTCGTCCACGGCTTTCACCAAGAcagaacaaaaagcaaaaagaacTGGTGTAAATGTGTTAGTACCCAAAAGTGCCAAAAGGCTTCGACTTGATACATGTTCACCTGATCCTGTAAGTCTCAGTCCTCCAGTGCAACACGTTAGTGACGCTGACCAGAGTAACGGTGTGGCGTCGCCCATCTCCTGTCCGACTGCTGGTCCATCGAGCAACGGTCAAACAGCAAGAACACAAGACGACCCTGTAAACGTGGTCACTGATACACAGTCCCTCATCGCCGGTGCCTTCCAAAAACTCAGTAGTCTTAGTTTTGACGTGTTGCCTGTAATCCGGAGTCACGTGTTTGTTGGAAGGATATCTGAAGTTCCCGTCCTAAGGGATGAAGAAAAGTGCGTCATTTCTGATTTTTGTCTGAATCGG TCCGCAGCAGAGGAGTTTATGTTGGCCATTTTGTCAAAGATCAAGGTGGAGAGGGCTGTAATGAAGCACGACATCCTGCAGTCTCTCTGTAGGGTCTACGTCGGCTTGTGTCGATGGACAGGAGACTGTCAGAAAGCTCATGCTCTCGCCTACAGTCTTCTAAAAGAAG ACTTCCCTGAAGCCTCCAAGCTGGTTTTATTCATGGTGACGACATGGCCAACTGTTCTGTCCCACGACAGCATCTTGGGCCGAGCCATTAACGTAGTAAGCAAGCTGAAAGCAGATGAAGAGATACTAGACTACCTCAGCAAGTATCTGCACTGGGAGGAG AGGCCTCCAGGTGACATCCACGAAATGATCACCACCATACTGAAGGCTTTTCACGAGGATGACACGTTGATGTTCCAGACGCACGATCGTCATGGTTACGACCTCTGCCCTGCCGCCTGGGATTACATCTGCAGCCTGGATCTACTGTGTGCACATCTGGGCTGGAAATGGACCCATGACAATATTATAGG AAAAGAACTTTGGCCGGTCTTGAACGCCTGGGTGACACAACCAAGACCTCAGCAAACACCAGTGCGAGATATTTGTGTAGCAGCAGTCTTAAGGCTGATCG GACGACTCGGGCAACTGGGACTGAAGGAGAAACTGTGTACGTCAGTTCAAAATGTTGCAAAAGCCATCAACCTGTTTGGGAAACATGGAATATCAGAAG GAGTTCCGTGGGAGGTGCAGCTTTCTGCAGTCTACGCCATTTATGATCTGGCGCCCAGCAACCCCAAAGACGCTCTGGAGGCTTTGGCATCATGGCGGGGAGAAATCACACGACCGGTTCCCCCAGCCGTCACCAGCTGCATCACACAGATCGGCTCCATATGTCGTCAGATCAAACCATAG
- the ca14 gene encoding carbonic anhydrase 14 isoform X1, whose translation MDLLIWLDVAVLLSLWQGTESTRADKEWTYAGAAGQSEWPGLFPECGGSSQSPINVDTSTLQYDASLPELQPLGYEQYGHEPFTLSNNGHTVEMQLPSWMGVAGLPWHFSAVQLHLHWGNGVGVATGSEHSIDKQRASAELHVVHYNSELFSNISEAKTQENGLAVLAVLIEAGEETNQAYANILNYLGRIRYAGQKVLIPAFDVESLLPRDRRRYFRYSGSLTTPPCHQSVLWTIFIEKTKISHSQLLKLETMLYISSPGSANPKKLQDNYRTTHPLNNRTVLSSFIPVSADVYTAGEISAMVVGCLCGCVGLAVIVHFIVKTIRSMSSWDVLSGVRPSPQQRSHLQNI comes from the exons ATGGACCTGCTGATCTGGCTTGATGTGGCTGTTTTACTGTCACTGTGGCAGGGCACGGAAAGCACGAGGGCCG ACAAGGAATGGACTTATGCAG GAGCTGCAGGTCAGTCAGAATGGCCAGGTTTGTTCCCTGAGTGTGGAGGATCGTCTCAGTCACCCATCAACGTGGACACGTCCACACTGCAGTATGACGCATCACTTCCTGAGTTACAGCCACTGGGATACGAGCAGTACGGCCACGAACCCTTCACCCTCTCCAACAACGGACATACAG TGGAGATGCAGTTGCCGAGCTGGATGGGTGTAGCTGGTCTGCCATGGCACTTTAGTGCTGTTCAGCTCCACCTGCACTGGGGAAATGGAGTGGGTGTGGCTACAGGAAGCGAGCACAGCATTGATAAACAGAGGGCTTccgcagag CTCCATGTAGTCCACTATAATTCAGAGTTGTTTTCTAATATTTCTGAAGCTAAAACCCAAGAGAATGGCCTGGCTGTTCTTGCAGTGCTTATAGAG GCAGGCGAGGAGACCAACCAGGCGTACGCGAACATCTTGAACTACCTGGGTCGCATCAGGTACGCAG GTCAGAAGGTGCTCATTCCTGCGTTCGACGTGGAGTCGCTGCTCCCCAGAGACCGGAGACGATATTTCCGTTATTCTGGCTCTCTCACCACACCTCCGTGCCACCAGAGTGTGTTGTGGACTATCTTCATTGAAAAGACAAAGATCTCTCACTCTCAG TTACTGAAGCTGGAGACGATGCTGTATATTAGCAGTCCTGGCTCTGCTAACCCCAAAAAACTACAGGACAATTATCGCACAACACACCCTCTCAACAACAGGACGGTGCTCTCCTCCTTCATCCCTG TGTCTGCAGACGTCTACACGGCCG gtgaAATTTCAGCCATGGTGGTGGGCTGTCTCTGTGGCTGCGTAGGCTTGGCCGTGATTGTTCACTTCATAGTAAAGACAATTcg CTCCATGTCAAGTTGGGACGTCCTATCCGGTGTCCGACCGTCTCCTCAGCAAAGGTCACATTTAcagaacatttaa
- the ca14 gene encoding carbonic anhydrase 14 isoform X2: protein MDLLIWLDVAVLLSLWQGTESTRADKEWTYAGAAGQSEWPGLFPECGGSSQSPINVDTSTLQYDASLPELQPLGYEQYGHEPFTLSNNGHTVEMQLPSWMGVAGLPWHFSAVQLHLHWGNGVGVATGSEHSIDKQRASAELHVVHYNSELFSNISEAKTQENGLAVLAVLIEAGEETNQAYANILNYLGRIRYAGQKVLIPAFDVESLLPRDRRRYFRYSGSLTTPPCHQSVLWTIFIEKTKISHSQLLKLETMLYISSPGSANPKKLQDNYRTTHPLNNRTVLSSFIPVSADVYTAGEISAMVVGCLCGCVGLAVIVHFIVKTIRHE from the exons ATGGACCTGCTGATCTGGCTTGATGTGGCTGTTTTACTGTCACTGTGGCAGGGCACGGAAAGCACGAGGGCCG ACAAGGAATGGACTTATGCAG GAGCTGCAGGTCAGTCAGAATGGCCAGGTTTGTTCCCTGAGTGTGGAGGATCGTCTCAGTCACCCATCAACGTGGACACGTCCACACTGCAGTATGACGCATCACTTCCTGAGTTACAGCCACTGGGATACGAGCAGTACGGCCACGAACCCTTCACCCTCTCCAACAACGGACATACAG TGGAGATGCAGTTGCCGAGCTGGATGGGTGTAGCTGGTCTGCCATGGCACTTTAGTGCTGTTCAGCTCCACCTGCACTGGGGAAATGGAGTGGGTGTGGCTACAGGAAGCGAGCACAGCATTGATAAACAGAGGGCTTccgcagag CTCCATGTAGTCCACTATAATTCAGAGTTGTTTTCTAATATTTCTGAAGCTAAAACCCAAGAGAATGGCCTGGCTGTTCTTGCAGTGCTTATAGAG GCAGGCGAGGAGACCAACCAGGCGTACGCGAACATCTTGAACTACCTGGGTCGCATCAGGTACGCAG GTCAGAAGGTGCTCATTCCTGCGTTCGACGTGGAGTCGCTGCTCCCCAGAGACCGGAGACGATATTTCCGTTATTCTGGCTCTCTCACCACACCTCCGTGCCACCAGAGTGTGTTGTGGACTATCTTCATTGAAAAGACAAAGATCTCTCACTCTCAG TTACTGAAGCTGGAGACGATGCTGTATATTAGCAGTCCTGGCTCTGCTAACCCCAAAAAACTACAGGACAATTATCGCACAACACACCCTCTCAACAACAGGACGGTGCTCTCCTCCTTCATCCCTG TGTCTGCAGACGTCTACACGGCCG gtgaAATTTCAGCCATGGTGGTGGGCTGTCTCTGTGGCTGCGTAGGCTTGGCCGTGATTGTTCACTTCATAGTAAAGACAATTcg ACATGAATGA